From a single Campylobacter concisus genomic region:
- a CDS encoding 3'(2'),5'-bisphosphate nucleotidase CysQ: MSELLNLAKKAAVNAGAQIMKFYSADNTALKVCLKDDSSPLTSADLAANETILKVLSESGIKICSEESILQESDKDKFWLVDPLDGTKEFLARNGEFCVCIALIKKARPVLGVIFIPVSKELFYADENGAFKEILDDNDEIINRVDLNKKDKNLDNLIFSSRRGDTKEIEFIGQSLNFEQRCIGSAIKFCRLVEFGGAYLRFAPSYLWDNAAGEALVNFCGGKVFDANSSKEMSYELADLKSPFFIALSKNTLNLKDKITQLYKQSKI, translated from the coding sequence ATGAGCGAGCTTCTAAATTTAGCTAAAAAAGCAGCCGTTAATGCTGGAGCGCAAATAATGAAATTTTACTCCGCAGATAATACGGCTCTTAAAGTCTGCCTAAAAGATGACAGCTCACCACTAACTAGCGCTGATCTAGCCGCAAATGAAACAATACTAAAAGTTCTAAGTGAAAGTGGGATAAAAATTTGCTCTGAAGAGAGTATCTTGCAAGAAAGCGATAAAGACAAGTTTTGGCTCGTAGATCCTCTTGATGGCACTAAAGAATTTCTAGCTAGAAACGGCGAATTTTGCGTTTGCATAGCGCTTATAAAAAAAGCTAGACCAGTGCTTGGCGTGATATTTATCCCGGTTAGCAAAGAGCTTTTTTATGCTGATGAAAATGGCGCTTTTAAAGAAATTTTAGATGACAATGATGAAATCATAAATAGAGTTGATTTAAATAAAAAAGATAAAAATTTAGACAATCTAATCTTTTCAAGTAGAAGAGGCGATACCAAAGAGATAGAATTTATAGGACAGAGCTTAAATTTTGAGCAAAGGTGCATCGGCTCAGCCATAAAATTTTGCCGTTTGGTTGAATTTGGTGGAGCTTATTTGAGATTTGCCCCAAGCTACCTTTGGGACAATGCAGCAGGAGAAGCGCTCGTAAATTTTTGTGGCGGAAAAGTATTTGACGCTAATAGCAGCAAAGAGATGAGCTACGAGCTTGCTGATTTAAAAAGTCCATTTTTCATAGCTCTCTCAAAAAACACACTAAATCTAAAAGATAAAATCACACAACTATATAAGCAAAGTAAAATTTAA
- a CDS encoding class I SAM-dependent methyltransferase, whose translation MSQNSKIEKSYDELTYKSIAFAQSSPYRLEACATLLGITPPPCENARVLEIGCSFGGNLIPFAVNNKNAKVVGIDLSGEQIRRGQEIVKEMGLTNLELIHGDICEFKSDEKFDYIIAHGVFSWVPDFVKEAILKVVRENLSTNGVAFISYNVYPGWKVKDIVRDIMLLAAKDKESMQERLKAAKEALLVYKEYLLTRDEEIYEGKMPLKMLLFVTEHVLSKDDFYIAHEFLEYTNDPFYFKDFNAMLAKNDLTYLCEYTLDDIFTPDVGTAVVDEYKNNKFKDRIDLEQFMDMISNKVFRQSLIVHSKTYESIANKQIGPSDINKIHVVADFIKKDNQWQDSYGAMPQDISWLCEVFYKMYPASINLSQILEILPEDKLMVYSAFVRILTNSSDAMILKDEQKNIEYRPGYSRLSQNLINYVRYFLNHKNNADVVFANKFSISRKLNNIDYYILLLLDGKNSLEDVAAKTLKFIKENNEDIFDINGKVLKKDKVAANIMSYVLGTAKIASMLYLLEEI comes from the coding sequence ATGAGCCAAAATAGCAAAATCGAGAAGTCTTATGATGAGCTAACTTATAAATCAATAGCTTTTGCCCAATCGTCGCCATATAGGCTTGAAGCTTGTGCGACACTTCTTGGCATAACCCCACCGCCATGCGAAAATGCAAGAGTTTTAGAGATAGGATGTAGCTTTGGCGGAAATTTGATCCCATTTGCAGTAAATAACAAAAATGCAAAAGTAGTTGGCATAGATCTTAGTGGCGAGCAGATAAGGCGTGGACAAGAGATCGTTAAAGAAATGGGGCTTACAAATTTAGAGCTTATACACGGCGATATTTGCGAATTTAAAAGCGATGAGAAATTTGACTATATCATCGCTCATGGCGTTTTTAGCTGGGTGCCTGACTTTGTAAAAGAAGCTATATTAAAAGTCGTAAGAGAGAATTTAAGTACAAATGGCGTGGCATTTATCTCTTATAATGTTTATCCTGGCTGGAAAGTAAAAGACATCGTAAGAGATATAATGCTACTTGCCGCAAAAGATAAAGAGAGCATGCAAGAGAGATTAAAAGCAGCCAAAGAAGCACTTTTAGTCTATAAAGAATATTTGTTAACAAGAGATGAAGAAATTTATGAAGGGAAGATGCCTCTTAAGATGCTTCTTTTTGTAACAGAACATGTGCTCTCAAAAGATGACTTTTACATAGCTCATGAGTTTTTAGAATACACAAATGATCCATTTTATTTTAAAGATTTTAATGCCATGCTTGCCAAAAATGATCTTACTTATCTTTGTGAGTATACGCTTGATGATATTTTTACCCCAGATGTTGGCACAGCCGTAGTAGATGAATACAAAAATAACAAGTTTAAGGACAGAATCGATCTAGAGCAATTCATGGATATGATTAGTAACAAAGTATTTAGACAAAGCCTAATAGTCCATAGCAAGACTTATGAGAGTATAGCCAATAAACAAATAGGCCCAAGCGATATCAATAAAATTCACGTTGTGGCAGATTTTATAAAGAAAGATAACCAGTGGCAAGATAGTTATGGTGCTATGCCACAAGATATATCATGGCTTTGCGAGGTCTTTTATAAGATGTATCCAGCTAGCATAAACCTTTCTCAGATTTTAGAAATTTTGCCAGAAGATAAGCTCATGGTTTATAGCGCTTTTGTAAGAATTTTAACAAACTCGTCTGATGCAATGATTTTAAAAGATGAGCAAAAAAATATCGAGTATAGGCCCGGCTACTCAAGGCTTAGTCAAAATTTAATAAATTATGTCAGATATTTTTTAAATCATAAAAATAATGCCGATGTTGTTTTTGCTAATAAATTTAGTATCTCAAGAAAGCTTAACAATATCGATTATTACATACTTTTATTGCTTGATGGTAAAAATAGCTTAGAAGATGTCGCAGCAAAAACCTTAAAATTTATCAAAGAGAACAACGAAGATATATTTGACATAAATGGCAAAGTGCTTAAAAAAGATAAAGTCGCAGCAAACATAATGAGCTACGTGCTAGGCACAGCAAAAATAGCTAGCATGCTTTATCTACTAGAAGAAATTTAA
- a CDS encoding redoxin family protein, translating into MIKVPTSIYLNTLDGKEFDFSAFARTHDCVIFIYPKIGEDFSLLSEQLQNTAGMKGCTKQAINYKKFLKDFNDLGFMVVAISSQDIAAQKKFQEETSAGVMFLNDSEFMLERALELPVFSASNGHKFYFRQTLIIKDGKIRRAYIVDDPENDAKNMLEKIKEKDY; encoded by the coding sequence ATGATAAAAGTGCCTACAAGTATATATTTAAATACCTTAGATGGTAAGGAATTTGATTTTTCCGCCTTTGCAAGGACGCATGACTGTGTCATTTTTATCTACCCAAAGATAGGCGAGGACTTTAGTCTTTTAAGTGAGCAATTGCAAAATACTGCGGGTATGAAGGGCTGTACCAAACAAGCGATAAACTACAAGAAATTTTTAAAAGATTTTAACGATCTTGGTTTCATGGTAGTGGCTATTAGCTCACAAGATATCGCAGCTCAAAAGAAATTTCAAGAAGAGACTTCAGCAGGTGTTATGTTTCTAAACGATAGTGAGTTTATGCTTGAGAGGGCGCTTGAACTTCCGGTTTTTTCTGCATCAAATGGACATAAATTTTATTTTAGACAAACACTTATCATAAAAGATGGCAAGATAAGGCGCGCATATATAGTGGATGATCCTGAGAATGATGCTAAAAATATGCTAGAAAAAATCAAAGAAAAAGACTATTAG
- the modB gene encoding molybdate ABC transporter permease subunit: MIDELRSIDYEPFWLSLKLSFITTFILFFVCIALAYFMSQKKFFGKSFLESVISLPLVLPPSVLGFYLLIFLSPYSAFGKFIEEIFGVRLVFNFTGLVVASCIYSLPFMFGPIYAGLNSLKKSLFEASYSLGKNKLTTIFRVILPSIRSNLLTATVVSFAHTMGEFGVVLMIGGSVAGESKVASIAIFEAVEMLDYTKAHVYALLMLIISFFVLFVVYLLNSKKA, encoded by the coding sequence ATGATAGACGAGTTAAGAAGTATCGATTACGAGCCATTTTGGCTATCACTAAAATTATCTTTTATAACAACGTTTATTTTATTTTTTGTCTGCATCGCACTTGCCTATTTTATGTCTCAAAAGAAATTTTTTGGCAAGTCGTTTTTAGAGTCGGTAATCTCACTACCTTTGGTTTTGCCACCAAGTGTTCTTGGCTTTTATCTGCTCATTTTTCTTTCGCCTTATTCGGCCTTTGGTAAATTTATTGAAGAAATTTTTGGAGTTAGGCTTGTTTTTAACTTCACAGGTCTTGTTGTGGCAAGTTGTATCTATTCATTGCCATTTATGTTTGGGCCGATTTATGCTGGGCTAAATAGCCTAAAAAAGAGCCTTTTTGAAGCAAGTTATAGCCTTGGCAAAAATAAGCTCACGACTATTTTTAGGGTGATTTTGCCAAGTATTAGATCAAATTTATTAACAGCTACTGTCGTTAGTTTTGCTCACACTATGGGTGAATTTGGCGTTGTTTTAATGATAGGCGGTAGCGTAGCTGGAGAGAGCAAGGTTGCGAGCATTGCGATATTTGAAGCGGTTGAAATGCTTGATTACACCAAGGCTCATGTCTATGCACTTTTGATGTTAATAATTAGCTTTTTTGTTCTTTTCGTAGTTTATCTTTTAAATTCTAAAAAAGCTTAA
- a CDS encoding sulfate/molybdate ABC transporter ATP-binding protein, whose amino-acid sequence MIEISCKKELNGGGGKFLLEADLSFESGDFVALYGASGGGKTTILRLIAGFEAPQSGFIKVGDKIFFDEKTNLAPQKRNIGFLFQDYALFENMNVFKNLLFAKNDLALANKLLDICGLTSLKNAKISTLSGGQKQRVALARAVMRKPEILLLDEPLSALDNAMREKLQDYLLTLHDEFKMSIILVSHDIAEIYKLCNKVFVLENGKISRSGSASEIFLKSAGSQKFAFNAKILEIKKRDAIYVANVLINRQICEVVLSSSEAMNLKAGDMVVVSTKAFSVNLEKA is encoded by the coding sequence ATGATAGAAATTTCTTGTAAAAAAGAGCTAAATGGCGGTGGCGGAAAATTTTTACTTGAGGCTGACCTTAGTTTTGAAAGTGGTGATTTTGTCGCACTTTATGGAGCAAGCGGTGGCGGAAAGACTACTATTTTACGCTTGATCGCTGGTTTTGAAGCACCACAAAGTGGCTTTATAAAGGTTGGAGATAAAATTTTCTTTGATGAAAAGACAAATTTGGCTCCACAAAAGCGAAATATCGGCTTTTTATTTCAAGACTATGCACTTTTTGAAAATATGAATGTCTTTAAAAATTTACTCTTTGCAAAAAATGATCTAGCTCTAGCGAATAAACTTCTTGATATCTGCGGTCTAACCAGCCTAAAAAATGCAAAAATTAGCACTCTTTCTGGCGGTCAAAAGCAACGTGTTGCTTTGGCTCGTGCGGTTATGAGAAAGCCTGAAATTTTACTACTTGATGAGCCGTTAAGTGCGCTTGATAATGCCATGCGTGAGAAACTTCAAGACTATTTACTCACACTTCATGATGAGTTTAAGATGAGCATTATTTTAGTAAGCCATGATATCGCTGAAATTTATAAGCTTTGCAATAAAGTCTTTGTCCTTGAGAATGGAAAAATTTCAAGATCAGGTAGTGCAAGTGAGATATTTTTAAAGAGTGCAGGATCGCAGAAATTTGCCTTTAACGCTAAAATTTTAGAGATAAAAAAACGTGATGCTATTTACGTGGCAAATGTATTAATAAACCGCCAAATTTGTGAAGTGGTGCTAAGTAGTAGCGAAGCAATGAATCTAAAAGCAGGCGATATGGTAGTAGTTAGCACAAAAGCATTTAGCGTAAATTTGGAAAAAGCATGA
- a CDS encoding TOBE domain-containing protein has product MIRAKIVGILTKDDVSLFELKGLNLEANLFMLVLNEASKFTLDDEIDLGFKSSDVILSKDKLSNSSLENELKCVIEAINFGEILSVISLKCGEIYFEAIISNHALKIMNVGENDEVFAYIKSTSIHISTQK; this is encoded by the coding sequence ATGATAAGAGCAAAGATCGTTGGAATTTTGACTAAAGATGACGTTAGCTTATTTGAGCTAAAGGGTCTAAATTTAGAGGCGAATTTATTTATGCTAGTCTTGAATGAGGCTAGCAAATTTACCTTAGATGATGAGATCGACTTAGGTTTTAAAAGCTCTGATGTTATCTTGTCAAAAGACAAACTAAGCAATAGCTCGCTTGAAAACGAGCTAAAGTGTGTGATTGAAGCTATAAATTTTGGTGAAATTTTAAGTGTTATTAGCTTGAAGTGTGGCGAAATTTACTTCGAAGCTATTATCTCAAATCACGCATTAAAAATCATGAACGTAGGTGAAAACGATGAAGTCTTTGCCTATATAAAATCTACAAGCATTCACATAAGTACACAAAAATGA
- the modA gene encoding molybdate ABC transporter substrate-binding protein, which translates to MRKVFKFLCVAALLAINAFGAEVNVYAAANTTYAFPELIKEFNKLHPDAKINLTLGASGGLVTQIQNSAPADIFMAADMGFAQKAYDTGFAVAAPKVYAQGAVAIFSIRNVDFKKGIEVVRGLKAISIANPQTAPYGKASIEALKNAKLYDEVEKNIVYAQKISETLSQALSASDVGFIAASALFDEKMSKYKEGVNYIFVPQELYTPIDQGIVLLKHAEKNDDAKAFYEFILGDKSREIFKKFGYNVPAK; encoded by the coding sequence ATGAGAAAAGTTTTTAAATTTTTATGTGTGGCAGCTTTGCTTGCCATAAACGCATTTGGCGCTGAAGTAAATGTATATGCTGCAGCAAACACAACATACGCATTTCCAGAGCTTATAAAAGAGTTTAATAAGCTTCATCCAGATGCCAAAATCAACCTAACTCTTGGCGCAAGCGGTGGTCTTGTTACACAGATACAAAATTCAGCTCCAGCTGATATCTTTATGGCTGCTGATATGGGCTTTGCGCAAAAAGCCTATGATACAGGCTTTGCAGTAGCTGCTCCAAAAGTTTATGCACAAGGCGCTGTTGCTATCTTTTCTATTAGAAATGTTGATTTCAAAAAAGGTATCGAAGTTGTTCGTGGCTTAAAGGCGATTTCTATTGCAAATCCACAAACTGCACCATACGGCAAAGCTAGTATAGAGGCTCTTAAAAACGCAAAGCTTTATGACGAAGTAGAAAAAAATATCGTCTATGCTCAAAAAATTTCTGAAACTCTATCTCAGGCATTAAGTGCTTCTGATGTAGGCTTTATCGCTGCTAGCGCACTTTTTGATGAGAAAATGTCAAAATACAAAGAGGGCGTTAATTACATCTTTGTTCCACAAGAGCTATACACTCCGATCGATCAAGGCATCGTTCTTCTAAAACATGCTGAAAAAAATGATGATGCAAAAGCATTTTACGAGTTTATCTTAGGTGATAAATCAAGAGAAATTTTCAAGAAATTTGGTTACAACGTTCCAGCTAAATGA
- a CDS encoding TOBE domain-containing protein, with amino-acid sequence MKADINLELFLGEDTQVLAKHITLLKAIKETKSITKAAELVGISYKNAWDCLDTINNKSSKPLIIRADGNKKNSGSELSEYANKLIKIYDAILETQKDFLQKICQKVDFEDVDIVNLQRMNMNLSARNQLSCEIIGINRGAVNSQIIAKLSNGCTLESNITVESEKNLGLKVGQKVIYIFKAPAVILAKDLDIKISTKNQLKGEVIEAKIGAVNAEITLKLSDEQTLTAIITKDSAIQMKIGVGDTLLAIVKSSQIIIGV; translated from the coding sequence TTGAAAGCAGATATAAATTTAGAACTATTTTTAGGCGAAGATACACAGGTTTTAGCTAAACATATTACATTATTAAAGGCCATAAAAGAGACAAAAAGTATCACAAAAGCAGCAGAATTGGTTGGTATATCATATAAAAATGCTTGGGACTGTCTTGATACGATAAATAACAAAAGTAGCAAGCCGCTTATTATTAGAGCTGATGGAAATAAAAAAAATAGTGGCTCTGAGCTAAGCGAGTATGCTAATAAACTGATAAAAATTTATGATGCCATTCTTGAGACTCAAAAGGATTTTTTACAAAAAATTTGTCAAAAAGTAGATTTTGAGGATGTAGATATTGTAAATCTTCAAAGAATGAATATGAACTTAAGTGCCAGAAATCAGCTCTCATGTGAGATTATTGGCATAAACCGCGGTGCGGTAAATTCTCAAATAATTGCAAAACTAAGTAATGGCTGCACGCTTGAGTCAAACATCACGGTTGAAAGTGAGAAAAATTTAGGTCTAAAAGTTGGACAAAAAGTTATTTATATTTTTAAAGCTCCAGCTGTCATTTTGGCTAAGGATCTAGATATAAAAATAAGCACAAAAAATCAATTAAAAGGCGAAGTGATCGAAGCAAAGATAGGTGCTGTAAATGCTGAAATCACTTTAAAGCTAAGCGATGAACAGACTTTAACTGCTATCATCACAAAAGATAGTGCTATCCAGATGAAAATAGGTGTTGGCGATACACTTTTAGCAATAGTAAAATCATCTCAAATCATTATAGGAGTTTAA
- a CDS encoding VacJ family lipoprotein, translating into MKFLLSIFFSLLLACANTGINTNSESDEFDVEFEARKDVFDPLSGYNRMMTHANDFIYVNMLTPVAKGYAYVVPKTARTMVSNFFDNLLFPVRFVNNLLQFKFQNAGEETLRFLANTIIGFGGLTDGAKYYNLKPHDEDFGQTLGYWGLGSGFHIVWPLIGPSNLRDTGGMVGDYFADPISYVDPILLSTGIKSYRAFNSFSQDPTAYEKLRKDAIDLYPFLRDAYEQRRDKLIKE; encoded by the coding sequence ATGAAATTTTTGCTTTCTATCTTTTTTAGTTTGCTTTTAGCCTGTGCTAATACGGGCATAAATACGAATAGTGAAAGCGACGAATTTGATGTTGAATTTGAAGCAAGAAAAGATGTTTTTGACCCGCTTAGTGGCTACAATAGAATGATGACACATGCAAATGACTTTATCTATGTAAATATGCTAACTCCGGTGGCAAAAGGCTATGCCTACGTTGTGCCAAAAACAGCTAGAACAATGGTTTCAAATTTCTTTGACAATCTGCTTTTCCCGGTTCGCTTTGTAAATAATCTACTTCAGTTTAAATTTCAAAACGCTGGCGAAGAGACATTGAGATTTTTAGCAAATACGATAATAGGTTTTGGCGGACTAACAGACGGAGCAAAATACTACAACCTCAAACCTCACGATGAAGATTTTGGACAAACGCTTGGATATTGGGGGCTTGGCAGCGGTTTTCATATAGTTTGGCCACTTATTGGACCATCAAATTTAAGAGATACTGGTGGCATGGTCGGAGATTATTTTGCTGATCCTATTAGCTACGTTGATCCTATACTTTTATCAACTGGTATCAAGTCATATAGAGCGTTTAATAGCTTTTCACAAGATCCAACTGCTTATGAAAAACTAAGAAAAGATGCTATTGACCTTTATCCATTTTTACGCGATGCTTACGAGCAAAGACGCGATAAGCTTATCAAGGAGTAA
- a CDS encoding ABC transporter substrate-binding protein — translation MKILKILTMILLFTTSLFAISKEQIKPEVEMKTTKVIEILKDTNLDNNAKTKEIFALLDPFFDYKQMAKISLGKRYNSLSSDEQAKFDAAFEQKLKSSYIDKLLGYKDQEIHITGESEPQKNRYWLTSELVNDGKSYEFVYKFYDAKERGWLIYDLDIVGVSIIQTYRSQFGDVLNNADFNTLLQKLNEAVLPDQNKTNP, via the coding sequence ATGAAAATTTTAAAAATTCTAACTATGATTTTACTTTTTACAACTAGCCTTTTTGCTATTTCAAAAGAGCAGATCAAGCCTGAAGTAGAGATGAAAACAACAAAGGTTATTGAAATTTTAAAAGATACAAATTTAGACAATAACGCAAAGACAAAAGAAATTTTTGCTCTTCTTGATCCATTTTTTGACTATAAGCAAATGGCAAAGATAAGCCTTGGCAAACGTTACAACAGCCTAAGTAGCGACGAGCAAGCTAAATTTGACGCAGCATTTGAGCAAAAACTAAAAAGCTCATACATAGATAAACTTTTAGGGTACAAAGACCAAGAGATACATATAACTGGTGAGAGCGAACCTCAAAAAAATAGATACTGGCTCACATCCGAGCTTGTAAATGATGGCAAGAGCTACGAATTTGTCTATAAATTTTATGACGCTAAAGAGCGTGGTTGGCTCATTTACGATCTTGATATCGTTGGTGTAAGCATCATTCAAACATACAGAAGTCAGTTTGGTGATGTGCTAAATAACGCTGATTTTAATACTCTTTTACAAAAGCTAAACGAAGCTGTTTTGCCTGATCAAAATAAAACTAACCCTTAA